The genomic segment GACCTTCGACTCTCAACGGCGAATCTTTGGCAACGTCCACGGCGAGGGCACCTGGACGCGCCTGCTGGTAGTACTTCACTGCTCGGAACTCGAAGCCGCCTGCACCGCCGTTGTCGTTCACAGCGCTCACAACCGCGCTGCCGGACTGCACGAGACAGTTCAGGGCCGTGGTCGTCATCAACTCTCCGCCGGCGGCGAGCGAGGGCCGGGTCGATTGCGGGACCCATTCGAAGTAGCCCTCAAAGTCACGCGGGGTGAAGTCTGTGAAGAACTCCCTCGGCTCGCGCGCATCGACCACCCGGTATTCGGTTGGACCTGCGCCACAAACGGGGCACGGGTCGCCCTCACTCGCGCCCCGCCGGACGTCCTGACATCTGCTACAGAGCCCCAGAAGCCGCAGGTTACTTTCGTGAGACGGCGGGATGAAGCCATCCGTGCACTCAAGGTCGCCGGGTGTAGGCCTGGGAAGGAATCCTGCCACGCCCACCGCGGTGTGCACCGCCTTGTCCTTCACTGTCTCCGACCCCGGAGCGAACTGGGAGATGGCGATCTCGAGATTGCGGTCGACACTCCCGGGAAACCCGGGAAAGTCACCGCGTCGGGGCCAGCGCACGTGGAGGCGGCGAACGCGCGTGGGGAAGCCAAACATGGGAAGCAGGCCCTGGTTCGCCAGTCGCTCACTGAGAGCGTCCTGCGTGAACTCCTGCGAAGCAGCAATGGACGTGATTTGGTCGAGCAAATGGTCCAAGAGGTAGCTAACGAGCTCGAACCGGTCGGCAATGCCACCATCACCGTCCCACGCCGTTTCTCGTGCGAGCGACTCGGTGAGCCCAAGCAGCTCCGAGCGGGCTTCGGCGCGGGCGAACCACTGCCGCACATGCGGCTCGAACATCGGCCAATGCTCGGCGCGACCAAACTCTCCGTGCACGCTGTCGCGACCATCCGGAGCGTCCTCGCCAAGGGCACCACGGGCTGCGGCGAACGCTTGCCGTAGCGCTTCCTTCACAACAACTCGTCGAAAGATAGGCATGCTGGATGTGTCCAAATAGGGCGACGGGGGAGGATCGCCGGTGATGGACTCTGGGCGCTGGAAGTAGAAGTTGTCGTGACTGCGTCCGCGGCAAAAGGTCACCGCGTACGACAGCGGGTTCCCGCGGCGGCCAGCGCGACCCACACGCTGCTGGTAGTTGAACCGCCGAGGCGGCATGTTCGCCAACAGCACCGCGCTCAGTCCACCGATATCGACACCGGCCTCCATCGTCGTCGTCACGCTCAGGATGTCGATGCCATCGGGGAGCGGGCTCTCGGCGCCGACGAATACCTCCTGGAAGCGGCGCTGGCGCCCAGGACGGTCGTCAAGATCGGTCTGGCCCGTTAGCTCTTCGCAGCGCATACGGAAGGGACGTCCATCGAATCCGGTCGCCAACCGGCGGTAATAGTCCTGCTCGCGCGCAAACGGCTCGGGCCCCAGCGAGGGCGGGGGTAGTCTCCCAGAAGGGCGGCAATCCGGGCAATGGCGATAGTCCGCGAGGAAGGTCGCGCGGCACCGCGGGCAGCGGTACACGGTGGACAGGTCCGACGGCGGCGGCTGCAGACACAGGGCCTCCGGCCGGAGGAACAAACCCGATTCGGACGGGATGCCCACCCCGGCGTCCACCAGTTCGCGCGTTACCTCGACCAGCGAAACCCCGATCGCCGACAGGTAGGGCCGCGTGATTTTCGGTGGCAGGTCATCTTTAGTACCTGGGTGATAGTAGTCGCCACGCGTGTGTCTGCGGCGCACGCCGAGCATGCGGATCACAGCTTCGGCGGCGAGCACGACCTCAGGCTTCGCGCCAGGCGTAGGGCGATAGGTGATTCGCCCCTCCCCCAGCCCCTCGAAGCCGCGGGCCATGTGGTGGAATGCAGTGAAGAGGAGCTCAGCTTCGAGCGTGGTCCGCAGACGCTGTTCGTGTTGCTGTTCCTTCGGATCGACCAGGGCGCGGCGCTGCGGTCCGTTTGCGTCCCAGTTGTAGAGCCGATGCCAGGGCTTCCTGGCCTCGTAGTCGATCCACACGGACTCGAAGGCCGCTCCGCCGGGGCAAATGCCCCCGTCGAGCAGCGCCCGGTCCACGGCTAGTGCGATGCGCTCGATGGGTACCCGCCCCGGATACTCCCGCAGGAGGCGCTCCCACTCCTCTCGGGCTGTCGTGTTGTTTGGCGGCAAGCCCAGGGCCCAGCCGAGCGCCTCGGCCCGAACTTCGGCGCCCAAGAGGTCGACCAGTCCCGGGCGCAAAGGCGGCGCAGGTGCCAGCAGTGCCGCGTGGAGGACGGGATTAACGAGGGCCAGCTCTGCCAGTCGCTGAGGGGCGGCTGCTGTGATCTGGCGCGCAAACGCCAGCAGTTCTGGCCAGAACTGTTGAAAGGCGTCGAGGAGTGCGAGCCGCACCATGTCGCGGTAGTGATCGAGCTCCATGCCCGCGGCGAGCTTGGCCGCGTCCTGGCGGCTGTCGGAGAACACCACCAGCTTGCGCTCCGGGCGCTTGGCGTGGCGCATCTCCCGGAAAAGGCTTGCGGCGAGCACCTGCGCGCCTTTCTGGAAGCCCGTGCGGTGGGGGCGGATGGGGGAAGGAAACCCCTTGGAGCGGCGCCGGTAGTCCGTCTCGCAGCGGGGGCA from the Fimbriimonadia bacterium genome contains:
- a CDS encoding DEAD/DEAH box helicase, producing the protein ANYSDRLAAADSLPDAEAELEAAAAAQELAHVLGGREDLGEALEVAGAVDGLLDAVRAVSEDGTLRAARADIIDSALFPGDTPSPTVSRSLRGLLRAIASAKGPSGTLRPLRGHFFFHTLQGLWACIDAACAEVGNQRGDAVAPVGALHTSHQLTCGCGARVLDLHLCEVCGDVLLGGYRVKTDLPQRPEFLVADQPDLEKAPERSDLDRTYEGYAVFWPTMDDDEPADPDWQHEGKRCSWRRAALDKQSGRLQAPPPAGGDFVRGYVYHVANADKETDALPSICPRCETDYRRRSKGFPSPIRPHRTGFQKGAQVLAASLFREMRHAKRPERKLVVFSDSRQDAAKLAAGMELDHYRDMVRLALLDAFQQFWPELLAFARQITAAAPQRLAELALVNPVLHAALLAPAPPLRPGLVDLLGAEVRAEALGWALGLPPNNTTAREEWERLLREYPGRVPIERIALAVDRALLDGGICPGGAAFESVWIDYEARKPWHRLYNWDANGPQRRALVDPKEQQHEQRLRTTLEAELLFTAFHHMARGFEGLGEGRITYRPTPGAKPEVVLAAEAVIRMLGVRRRHTRGDYYHPGTKDDLPPKITRPYLSAIGVSLVEVTRELVDAGVGIPSESGLFLRPEALCLQPPPSDLSTVYRCPRCRATFLADYRHCPDCRPSGRLPPPSLGPEPFAREQDYYRRLATGFDGRPFRMRCEELTGQTDLDDRPGRQRRFQEVFVGAESPLPDGIDILSVTTTMEAGVDIGGLSAVLLANMPPRRFNYQQRVGRAGRRGNPLSYAVTFCRGRSHDNFYFQRPESITGDPPPSPYLDTSSMPIFRRVVVKEALRQAFAAARGALGEDAPDGRDSVHGEFGRAEHWPMFEPHVRQWFARAEARSELLGLTESLARETAWDGDGGIADRFELVSYLLDHLLDQITSIAASQEFTQDALSERLANQGLLPMFGFPTRVRRLHVRWPRRGDFPGFPGSVDRNLEIAISQFAPGSETVKDKAVHTAVGVAGFLPRPTPGDLECTDGFIPPSHESNLRLLGLCSRCQDVRRGASEGDPCPVCGAGPTEYRVVDAREPREFFTDFTPRDFEGYFEWVPQSTRPSLAAGGELMTTTALNCLVQSGSAVVSAVNDNGGAGGFEFRAVKYYQQARPGALAVDVAKDSPLRVEGQPRRIALLAERKTDVLVAGLKASPEGVFADPASVTGRAAWYSFAFFLRLAAGAELDVDALELQCGFRPIAMGPRPAGQAFLSDTLENGAGYCRALGDSVRFAAIVAQADHTAHGSVADRWLAHAPECDSSCNRCLRDYHNLAYSGLLDWRLALDMARLALDAAAVPDLSTPWSGTLNPWTRLVEGDRAPVAAALMRLGYEAPVRVGGLSAYKHRAQEAVRIVRHPLWEDGHPAWRDAFAAARKRYPNASIDAADPFMVLRRPSDFVPGH